The Nitrospiraceae bacterium genome includes a window with the following:
- a CDS encoding saccharopine dehydrogenase NADP-binding domain-containing protein: MARVLVLGAGKIGSLAAGLLSGLGGYDVHLADLTLDAPKRVAEDLGVPSVTPCALDVRNDEAVTHYVQSHRFDAVVSGLPYFCNAAVAGIARTQSLHYFDLTEDVSVTRRVKAISTGADRAFVPQCGLAPGYISIVTNELMGHFDSLDTVKMRVGALPVHPSNALKYSLTWSTDGLINEYGNVCFGIEGGKEVQLQPLEGYETIELDGLLYEAFNTSGGLGTLADTYDGRVQTMNYKTLRYPGHCEKIQLLMKDLKLNEDRPTLKRILERAVPQTLQDVVLIYASVTGTRQDELFEETYVKKVYPQRWMGRLWSAIQITTASALCCVVDLVLATPGAYRGFITQERFRLDDVLANRFGACFRP, from the coding sequence ATGGCTCGGGTTCTCGTCCTTGGTGCCGGGAAGATCGGATCGCTGGCGGCCGGCTTGCTGTCTGGACTCGGAGGCTATGACGTCCATCTGGCGGACCTGACGCTGGATGCGCCAAAGCGGGTGGCCGAGGATCTGGGAGTGCCGTCGGTAACACCTTGTGCGCTCGATGTCAGAAACGACGAGGCCGTGACGCACTATGTGCAATCTCACCGCTTCGATGCCGTCGTTTCCGGGCTCCCTTACTTCTGCAATGCGGCGGTCGCCGGGATCGCCCGGACTCAATCTCTGCACTACTTTGATCTCACCGAAGACGTCTCCGTCACTCGGCGGGTGAAGGCCATCAGCACCGGAGCCGATCGCGCGTTCGTACCGCAATGCGGCCTGGCGCCGGGCTACATCAGTATCGTCACCAACGAACTTATGGGCCATTTTGATTCGCTCGATACCGTCAAGATGCGGGTGGGCGCCTTACCGGTCCATCCCAGCAATGCATTGAAGTACTCGCTCACCTGGTCGACCGACGGGTTGATTAATGAGTATGGGAACGTGTGTTTCGGGATCGAGGGCGGCAAGGAAGTGCAGCTCCAGCCGCTGGAGGGGTATGAAACCATCGAACTGGACGGTCTGCTCTACGAGGCGTTCAACACGTCCGGGGGATTGGGTACGCTTGCGGATACGTATGACGGGCGCGTGCAAACCATGAATTACAAGACGCTCCGGTATCCCGGACATTGTGAGAAGATTCAACTGCTGATGAAGGATCTCAAGCTGAACGAAGACCGGCCGACGCTGAAGCGTATTCTGGAGCGAGCCGTGCCGCAAACCCTGCAGGACGTGGTGTTGATCTACGCGTCGGTGACCGGAACCAGACAAGACGAGCTCTTCGAAGAAACGTACGTCAAGAAGGTGTATCCGCAACGATGGATGGGCCGCTTGTGGTCCGCGATCCAGATCACGACGGCCTCGGCGCTCTGCTGCGTGGTCGACCTCGTGCTGGCGACGCCGGGCGCCTATCGGGGTTTCATTACGCAGGAACGATTCCGTCTGGACGACGTGCTCGCCAACCGCTTCGGTGCCTGCTTTCGCCCGTGA
- a CDS encoding twin-arginine translocase TatA/TatE family subunit, with product MFGLGAGEVLIILVIAFLLFGPKQLPEIGRQVGKAVKGFKETAEDLKKTVEPELNMIQSEMKMVEQDFEASMKEAEEEINNATSGVEKGAEESSLPKQA from the coding sequence ATGTTTGGTCTAGGCGCCGGCGAAGTTCTCATTATCCTTGTCATCGCGTTTCTTCTGTTCGGGCCGAAACAGTTGCCTGAAATCGGGCGGCAGGTTGGGAAGGCCGTCAAGGGTTTTAAGGAAACGGCGGAGGATCTGAAGAAGACGGTTGAGCCCGAGCTCAACATGATCCAGTCCGAAATGAAGATGGTGGAGCAGGACTTCGAAGCCTCCATGAAGGAGGCTGAGGAAGAAATCAATAACGCCACGTCGGGCGTAGAGAAGGGAGCCGAAGAGTCTAGTCTGCCCAAGCAGGCCTAA
- the thrH gene encoding bifunctional phosphoserine phosphatase/homoserine phosphotransferase ThrH, with translation MENPVIVCLDLEGVLVPEIWINFALKTGIEELKITTREMPDYDALMTRRLKILDQHGFKLSDIQSVIESMGPLEGAKEFMAWLRDRTQVIILSDTFYEFALPLMRQLNYPTLFCNQLEIGTDGRIVNYKMRQANQKKHAVAAFKNLNFRILAAGDAYNDTAMLGEAHAGFFFRPPDHLPKEFPQFPVAQTYKELQTYFAKAGGFAK, from the coding sequence ATGGAAAATCCTGTGATTGTCTGTCTGGACCTGGAGGGAGTACTCGTTCCGGAAATCTGGATTAACTTCGCGCTGAAGACCGGGATCGAGGAGTTGAAGATTACGACCAGGGAGATGCCCGACTACGATGCACTGATGACCAGACGCCTCAAGATTCTGGATCAGCATGGATTCAAGCTATCCGACATTCAGTCGGTGATCGAATCGATGGGCCCGCTTGAAGGCGCCAAGGAATTCATGGCCTGGCTGCGGGACCGTACCCAGGTCATCATCCTCTCCGATACATTTTATGAGTTCGCGCTGCCGCTGATGCGCCAACTGAACTATCCGACACTCTTCTGTAACCAGCTGGAGATCGGAACGGACGGGCGGATCGTCAACTACAAGATGCGTCAAGCCAACCAGAAGAAACATGCGGTTGCGGCGTTCAAGAACCTCAACTTTCGCATCCTGGCTGCCGGGGATGCCTACAACGACACGGCCATGCTCGGAGAGGCCCACGCAGGGTTCTTCTTCCGCCCGCCGGACCATCTGCCCAAGGAATTTCCCCAGTTCCCAGTCGCCCAGACATACAAGGAGTTGCAGACCTACTTCGCGAAGGCAGGTGGTTTCGCCAAGTGA
- a CDS encoding YkgJ family cysteine cluster protein, with the protein MSGGTVEHFEISLNTPAGQITTGIGVPTGFVPIASVVPLMRGLGAQVQTLEQEQVTASGQVISCRKGCSACCRMLVPLSAPEAFALAQAFDRYDETTKLALTARLDAAKRRLTEAGLWGRLTALAESQTPPSDEAVEPVNRDYYAVRMACPFLENDTCLIYHDRPSACRELTVTSPAALCDNLLSPAVRPVPVSVRVTTALGLLWAALTETAPRLIPLPLALDWARAHAEEQRREWPGTTLLDQALDQVWRYISQEFQRRKTTNS; encoded by the coding sequence ATGAGCGGCGGTACCGTCGAACATTTTGAGATCTCGCTCAACACGCCGGCCGGGCAAATCACCACCGGGATCGGCGTACCGACGGGATTCGTCCCCATTGCCTCCGTCGTCCCTCTCATGCGAGGACTCGGTGCGCAGGTTCAAACCCTTGAGCAGGAACAGGTCACGGCATCGGGGCAGGTCATCTCATGCCGCAAGGGATGCTCGGCCTGTTGTCGTATGCTGGTGCCGCTCTCCGCGCCTGAGGCATTTGCACTGGCCCAGGCGTTCGACCGATACGATGAGACCACCAAGCTCGCGCTGACCGCAAGGCTCGACGCAGCCAAACGGCGACTGACCGAAGCAGGATTGTGGGGCAGACTCACGGCCCTGGCCGAATCCCAAACGCCCCCATCGGATGAGGCTGTTGAACCGGTCAACCGTGACTATTATGCAGTACGGATGGCCTGCCCCTTTCTTGAGAACGACACCTGCCTGATCTATCACGACCGGCCGTCCGCCTGCAGGGAGCTCACCGTCACCTCACCGGCGGCGCTCTGCGACAACCTGCTCAGCCCTGCGGTCAGGCCCGTGCCCGTCTCAGTCAGGGTCACCACCGCGCTGGGGCTGCTCTGGGCAGCATTGACCGAGACGGCGCCTCGACTGATTCCCCTGCCCCTCGCACTAGACTGGGCCCGCGCCCATGCGGAGGAGCAACGGCGGGAGTGGCCCGGCACCACCCTGCTCGATCAGGCGCTCGACCAGGTCTGGCGCTATATCAGCCAGGAATTTCAACGCAGGAAGACGACGAATTCTTAG
- a CDS encoding CHRD domain-containing protein, with translation MMQRLRWSWRKGLVVFGVALAIGLGQAPNGTAAIIPLSSFLNGAQETPPNASPAIGAAALQLDNATGNLTWNIVYSGLQGTPTAAHFHQAQAGLAGPVVQDIALPSPAGSPFGILTGSAVLNAVQQSNLLSGLWYINVHSSLFTSGEIRGQVVVNAVPLPASLILFGAGLVGVVGLGRLVRRQELV, from the coding sequence ATGATGCAAAGGTTGCGATGGTCGTGGAGGAAAGGCTTGGTGGTCTTCGGGGTGGCGCTGGCCATCGGATTGGGGCAGGCACCGAACGGAACAGCCGCGATTATTCCGCTGTCCTCCTTCTTGAACGGTGCTCAGGAGACGCCGCCGAACGCTTCGCCGGCGATCGGGGCTGCGGCGTTGCAATTGGACAATGCAACCGGCAACCTGACCTGGAACATCGTATATAGCGGTCTTCAAGGCACACCGACGGCGGCGCATTTTCATCAGGCCCAGGCTGGACTGGCTGGTCCTGTCGTGCAGGATATTGCCTTGCCGTCTCCCGCCGGATCTCCCTTCGGAATCCTGACCGGCAGTGCCGTTCTGAACGCGGTGCAACAGAGCAATCTTTTGTCCGGCCTCTGGTACATCAACGTTCATAGCTCCTTGTTCACGAGCGGAGAGATTCGGGGGCAAGTTGTCGTGAATGCGGTCCCGTTGCCGGCCTCGCTGATTCTGTTCGGTGCCGGGCTGGTCGGGGTTGTGGGGTTGGGTCGGCTCGTTCGCCGGCAGGAACTCGTCTAG
- a CDS encoding EVE domain-containing protein: MKRAVQYWLMKSEPEVFSIDDLKRAPGKTTCWEGVRNYQARNFMRSMQIGDRVLFYHSNAEPPAVAGTAEVVKTAYPDPTQFDRNDGHFDPASKPDAPRWDMVDIRFVDRFEQPLSLDRLRKEPALARMELLRKGSRLSVQPVTEAEWKHILKLAGE, encoded by the coding sequence ATGAAGCGGGCCGTTCAATACTGGTTGATGAAATCGGAGCCGGAAGTATTTTCCATCGATGATCTCAAGCGAGCACCGGGCAAGACGACCTGTTGGGAGGGGGTGCGCAATTACCAAGCAAGAAATTTCATGCGGTCGATGCAGATCGGCGATCGGGTCCTCTTCTACCACAGTAATGCGGAGCCTCCGGCTGTCGCCGGCACCGCAGAGGTAGTGAAGACCGCTTACCCGGACCCGACCCAATTCGACCGGAACGACGGACACTTCGATCCGGCCAGCAAGCCCGATGCTCCTCGATGGGATATGGTGGACATTCGGTTTGTCGATCGGTTTGAGCAGCCGCTCTCGTTGGATCGTCTCAGGAAGGAGCCGGCATTGGCGCGCATGGAACTATTGCGGAAGGGCTCGCGCCTTTCTGTTCAGCCGGTGACGGAGGCCGAATGGAAGCACATTCTCAAATTAGCGGGAGAATGA
- a CDS encoding YdcF family protein, which yields MRVLPLDLTPALYGTYKIIKYLLYPLSWIAAGSLLTFLTACLPATPWQTRWVRRFGFATVLVTLLTTTPLPARMLIGTLEAWYPPYHPTPTARFDAVVVLAGGVYSAGSLRPAPEISEASRERTTCGAEAWLQGIAPRLVLSGGDASVFGTGTLESHEMKRWALRLGVPASAILLEDRSRTTYENALKTKELLGAGRILLVTSANHLPRAVALFEKQGFAVTPMPCGYEATDRPADAWQQLTVFDFLPNYTALGITTHAIDELVGIAVYWAAGKL from the coding sequence GTGCGAGTCCTACCTTTGGACCTGACACCGGCCCTCTACGGGACCTATAAGATAATCAAATATCTGCTCTACCCGCTGTCATGGATTGCAGCCGGAAGCCTGCTGACATTCCTGACGGCCTGCCTTCCGGCTACGCCCTGGCAAACGCGCTGGGTCCGCCGATTTGGATTCGCCACGGTGTTGGTTACACTGCTGACGACGACCCCGTTACCCGCCAGAATGCTCATCGGCACCTTGGAAGCTTGGTATCCCCCTTACCATCCCACTCCCACGGCTCGGTTCGATGCCGTAGTGGTGTTAGCAGGCGGAGTCTACAGCGCAGGAAGCCTCCGTCCCGCGCCCGAAATCTCAGAAGCTTCGCGGGAACGGACGACCTGCGGCGCGGAAGCATGGTTGCAAGGGATTGCACCTCGCCTGGTTCTGTCGGGCGGGGACGCCAGCGTCTTCGGGACCGGTACGCTAGAATCACACGAGATGAAACGGTGGGCGCTCCGTCTCGGCGTTCCAGCCTCGGCTATCCTCCTCGAGGACCGCTCCCGCACAACGTATGAAAACGCCCTCAAGACCAAGGAACTCTTGGGTGCGGGGCGAATCCTCCTCGTGACCTCAGCCAATCACCTTCCCCGAGCGGTCGCCCTGTTCGAAAAGCAAGGCTTTGCCGTGACGCCGATGCCCTGCGGTTATGAGGCGACGGATCGACCGGCCGACGCCTGGCAGCAGCTGACGGTCTTCGACTTTCTGCCAAACTACACCGCCCTTGGGATCACGACCCACGCCATCGATGAACTCGTGGGCATCGCAGTGTACTGGGCTGCAGGGAAGCTCTAG
- a CDS encoding alginate export family protein — translation MRSIHGRTRWSGLATMMGAAAAAVLQFLTLPAFAGFELPPGERITNLPAIPRAMPQKEAYEIYDPVIGRNFDVKNLWMRADLRVRPEMRNNTCFGQAINTNGSCNTFGTKGNAGGVGGQVGNKGNDFFVQQWMRLGIGYDLSPDVNFYVEIIDSATWGGNGSAVNAGNGGDPLNHQCSTTATGACRLGVRAAYMLVRNLADVQGLSMKVGRQYVVFGNHSLFGHFDWANTGYSHDGVMFAYQTKGWDSYFGWFRNSESDLNQAAAVGSGSGNIAGTGNRDANRDADMFIFYNQLKMVPGMVIEPFYMYYKNNYASADNAAFGLGTAKHSNQTRHMVGNRIEVRKGGFDFSNEIAWQFGQMGQAGACQGEQKCLHINAWATRNWIGYTFYDSAWKPRLAFNFDYASGDGRSNKCGAGAAAGSCTTANTFENFFPTNHIHMGYMDVMAWKNMLSPSVNFQARPSARDHIELWYTNMNLASSQDCWYRAAQNCYVFSNANNTKKHIGDEIDVSWTRMFADGKVAFQATYGTLFSGGYLTSTLNQQVNQHWGYVQLWMNF, via the coding sequence ATGAGAAGCATCCACGGACGGACGCGGTGGTCCGGTTTGGCCACCATGATGGGCGCTGCAGCGGCTGCGGTCCTGCAGTTCCTGACCTTGCCGGCTTTTGCCGGATTCGAGTTACCCCCGGGCGAACGCATTACGAACCTGCCCGCCATCCCTCGGGCCATGCCGCAGAAGGAAGCCTACGAAATCTACGATCCGGTCATCGGCCGGAACTTCGACGTGAAGAACCTCTGGATGCGCGCCGATCTGCGCGTGCGTCCGGAAATGCGGAACAACACCTGCTTCGGCCAGGCCATCAATACCAACGGGTCATGTAACACGTTCGGCACCAAGGGCAATGCGGGCGGTGTCGGAGGCCAAGTTGGTAACAAAGGCAACGATTTCTTCGTGCAACAGTGGATGCGGTTGGGTATCGGCTATGACCTCTCGCCCGACGTCAATTTCTACGTGGAAATCATCGACAGCGCCACTTGGGGTGGGAACGGTTCAGCGGTCAATGCCGGCAATGGTGGCGATCCACTCAATCACCAATGTTCGACGACTGCGACCGGCGCGTGCCGCCTAGGCGTCCGGGCTGCCTACATGTTGGTCCGGAACCTGGCCGACGTGCAGGGCTTGAGCATGAAGGTCGGTCGTCAGTATGTCGTGTTCGGCAACCACTCCCTGTTCGGTCACTTTGACTGGGCCAACACCGGCTATAGCCATGACGGTGTGATGTTCGCCTATCAGACCAAGGGCTGGGACAGTTACTTTGGTTGGTTCCGCAATTCCGAGTCGGATCTGAACCAGGCTGCGGCGGTCGGAAGCGGATCCGGCAACATCGCCGGCACCGGCAATCGCGATGCCAACCGCGACGCCGACATGTTCATCTTCTACAATCAGTTGAAGATGGTTCCCGGCATGGTGATCGAGCCGTTCTACATGTATTACAAGAACAATTATGCGTCGGCCGACAACGCGGCCTTCGGATTGGGCACGGCCAAGCACTCGAACCAGACTCGCCACATGGTCGGGAACCGGATCGAAGTGCGCAAGGGCGGATTCGATTTCAGCAACGAGATCGCGTGGCAGTTCGGGCAGATGGGCCAGGCCGGTGCCTGCCAAGGCGAGCAGAAGTGCTTGCACATCAACGCTTGGGCGACCAGAAACTGGATCGGTTATACATTCTATGACTCGGCGTGGAAACCGCGGTTGGCCTTCAATTTCGACTATGCCTCCGGCGACGGCCGCTCGAACAAGTGCGGCGCGGGCGCGGCGGCCGGTTCCTGCACCACGGCCAATACGTTCGAAAACTTCTTCCCGACGAACCACATCCATATGGGCTACATGGACGTGATGGCGTGGAAGAATATGCTGTCTCCTTCCGTCAACTTCCAGGCGAGGCCTTCGGCTCGTGACCACATCGAACTGTGGTATACGAACATGAACCTCGCCAGCTCTCAGGATTGTTGGTATCGCGCGGCGCAAAACTGCTACGTGTTTTCGAATGCCAACAACACCAAGAAGCACATCGGCGACGAAATCGATGTGAGCTGGACCCGCATGTTCGCGGACGGCAAGGTGGCTTTCCAGGCGACCTACGGCACGCTGTTCAGCGGCGGCTATCTGACCAGCACGTTGAATCAGCAGGTCAACCAGCACTGGGGCTATGTCCAGCTCTGGATGAATTTCTAG
- a CDS encoding ATP-dependent DNA helicase RecQ, translating into MFQPLRIVTDLTVLLQQRFGFSAFRPGQREVIDAVLAGHDALAVMPTGQGKSLCYQLPATLLPGVTLVISPLIALMRDQVEGLTQRNIPAAAYHSGLSDEERERVIAQLTRRRLRLLFVAPERVQHDRFLAILRSLHVSLLVVDEAHCVSQWGHDFRPDYLKVGRLRRDLGNPPCLALTATATSRVQDDLCERLSLRAPFRLVTGFRRPNLALTVEHCASRQEKLALLDQLVRQHDTGSILVYCATRRSVEAVASWLGQMHSGVGYYHAGLSDEDRRAVQDEFRTGRLRILTATNAFGMGIDKADVRLVAHYEIPGSLEAYYQEAGRAGRDGQPATCALLFHERDVATQEYFIRQADNESVSGERAGRMKTLLADLLTYVSTSKCRQVAVLDYFSDTEESALGACGVCDRCVQPAAPADGAGHDEATGGTAVLTAVSWCGGRFGTSRIVELLRGGRSKPLLAAGVESCPVYGFYQAQSKLAVTRLVRELLEAGFLGVQGAEYPTLELTRQGREVLQGLRPLPSAPSMMKTVDIHVTEPALQVPAATTYQPAVPVDRVLFERLRQLRMELAQEEGVAPFVIFHDKTLRAIAGHKPATLRALREISGIGEVKVERYGRRVLEVVTGAP; encoded by the coding sequence TTGTTTCAGCCCCTGCGTATCGTGACCGATCTCACAGTCCTGCTCCAGCAACGATTCGGCTTTTCTGCTTTCCGTCCTGGCCAGCGCGAGGTCATTGACGCCGTCCTTGCCGGGCATGATGCGCTGGCCGTGATGCCCACCGGCCAAGGCAAATCGCTCTGCTATCAGCTTCCGGCCACCCTGTTGCCCGGCGTCACGCTGGTGATTTCTCCGTTGATCGCGCTCATGCGGGATCAGGTCGAGGGGCTGACACAACGAAACATCCCGGCTGCGGCGTACCACTCTGGCCTATCCGATGAAGAGCGCGAGCGAGTCATCGCCCAACTGACGCGGCGACGCCTTCGCTTGCTCTTCGTCGCGCCGGAGCGGGTGCAGCACGACCGGTTCCTGGCCATCCTCCGCTCACTTCATGTGTCGCTGCTGGTCGTCGACGAAGCCCACTGCGTCTCCCAGTGGGGCCATGATTTCCGGCCGGATTATCTAAAGGTTGGTCGCTTGCGGCGCGATTTGGGTAACCCGCCCTGCCTTGCCCTCACCGCCACCGCGACGTCGCGTGTCCAAGACGACCTGTGCGAGCGATTGTCGCTTCGTGCCCCGTTCCGGCTCGTCACCGGCTTTCGGCGTCCGAATCTCGCCTTGACGGTCGAGCACTGCGCCTCCCGCCAAGAGAAGCTCGCACTATTGGATCAGCTGGTGCGGCAGCACGACACCGGATCGATTTTAGTCTATTGCGCGACGCGTCGTTCGGTGGAGGCGGTCGCATCGTGGCTGGGACAGATGCATTCCGGGGTCGGCTATTACCATGCCGGCCTGTCCGATGAGGACCGCAGGGCCGTGCAGGACGAGTTTCGCACAGGCCGGCTCCGCATTCTGACCGCTACCAACGCATTCGGCATGGGTATCGATAAGGCGGATGTACGCTTGGTCGCACACTATGAAATCCCGGGGAGCCTGGAGGCCTACTACCAGGAAGCGGGACGTGCGGGGCGGGACGGTCAGCCGGCAACCTGCGCCTTGCTCTTCCACGAGCGGGATGTGGCCACCCAGGAGTATTTCATCCGGCAGGCCGACAATGAGAGTGTTTCAGGTGAACGAGCCGGACGAATGAAGACATTGCTGGCGGATCTGCTGACCTATGTGTCGACGTCGAAATGCCGACAGGTCGCGGTGCTCGATTATTTCAGCGATACGGAAGAATCGGCACTCGGCGCCTGTGGTGTGTGCGATCGCTGCGTGCAACCGGCCGCGCCTGCCGATGGAGCGGGGCACGACGAAGCGACGGGTGGAACCGCCGTGCTGACGGCGGTGTCTTGGTGCGGTGGGCGATTCGGCACGAGCCGTATCGTCGAACTGCTTCGCGGCGGGCGCTCAAAGCCGCTTCTGGCAGCCGGCGTGGAATCATGTCCTGTCTATGGTTTCTATCAGGCTCAGTCCAAGCTTGCCGTCACTCGCCTGGTGAGAGAGTTGCTCGAAGCCGGATTTCTGGGCGTTCAGGGGGCCGAATACCCTACGCTCGAACTGACGCGACAGGGACGCGAGGTGTTGCAGGGGCTGCGTCCTCTGCCGTCAGCGCCGTCGATGATGAAGACGGTCGATATCCACGTAACCGAGCCTGCGCTGCAAGTCCCTGCAGCCACGACGTATCAGCCTGCCGTCCCGGTTGATCGAGTCCTGTTTGAGCGCCTTCGCCAGTTACGGATGGAACTCGCACAGGAGGAAGGGGTCGCGCCCTTCGTCATTTTTCATGACAAGACCTTACGAGCCATCGCCGGGCACAAGCCCGCCACTCTCAGGGCGCTGCGAGAGATCTCTGGAATTGGAGAGGTCAAGGTCGAACGTTACGGTCGCCGAGTCCTGGAGGTGGTGACAGGGGCCCCATGA
- a CDS encoding PQQ-dependent sugar dehydrogenase, producing MACIRRWRRRVWGFVLGGLCLPWLTSTAGAEFDGRPHVRLVPVVTAGLVQPLFVTHAGDGSGRIFVVEQAGRVRVIVGNSLQGTPFLDVADRVWSGGERGLLGLTFHPKFQQNGRLFISYTRRPDGATVVSEFRVTEPGSKPTSAERMLMTVSQPHANHNGGMIAFGPDGYLYIGRGDGGGAGDPNDRGQNPDDLLGKLLRIDVDHGEPYAIPADNPFHSAGGGRPEVYAIGLRNPWRFSFDRRTGDLWAADVGQYEWEEVDLIVRGGNYGWRRMEGRHCFQPRIECERPGLRLPLLEYGHHGGRCSITGGYVYRGVAHKQFQGFYVFGDYCSGEVFSAGLQGGESPSVLDPVHVLLRTGLHISSFGEDETGELYVVDHGGGLYRIMSDE from the coding sequence ATGGCGTGCATAAGGCGATGGCGTCGGCGCGTATGGGGCTTCGTTCTCGGTGGTTTATGTCTGCCGTGGCTGACGTCTACGGCTGGGGCGGAGTTCGATGGCCGTCCGCATGTGCGCTTGGTTCCCGTGGTGACTGCCGGGCTGGTGCAGCCTCTGTTCGTGACGCACGCCGGCGATGGGAGCGGCCGCATTTTTGTTGTCGAACAGGCAGGCCGTGTTCGGGTCATTGTCGGGAACAGCCTTCAGGGGACTCCGTTTCTTGACGTTGCGGATCGGGTATGGTCAGGCGGCGAGCGAGGGCTGCTCGGCCTGACCTTCCATCCGAAATTTCAGCAGAACGGCCGCCTGTTCATCAGTTACACCCGCCGGCCGGACGGCGCGACCGTGGTCTCTGAATTTCGAGTCACGGAGCCAGGCTCGAAACCTACCTCCGCCGAACGTATGTTGATGACAGTGTCGCAACCCCATGCCAACCACAACGGCGGCATGATTGCCTTCGGCCCCGACGGGTATCTCTACATCGGTCGCGGTGACGGTGGAGGGGCGGGTGATCCTAATGATCGTGGACAGAATCCCGACGACCTTTTGGGGAAGCTCCTTCGTATCGACGTCGATCACGGTGAACCCTATGCGATCCCGGCCGACAATCCCTTCCACTCCGCTGGTGGGGGACGGCCTGAGGTCTATGCGATTGGGCTTCGGAACCCTTGGCGATTTTCGTTCGATCGCCGCACCGGCGACCTGTGGGCGGCCGACGTGGGGCAGTATGAGTGGGAGGAAGTCGATCTGATCGTGCGCGGTGGAAATTATGGATGGCGCCGGATGGAAGGGCGGCATTGTTTCCAACCGCGGATTGAATGCGAGCGGCCGGGATTGCGGTTGCCGCTGTTGGAATATGGTCATCACGGTGGGCGTTGTTCGATCACCGGTGGCTATGTGTATCGAGGGGTTGCACATAAGCAGTTCCAGGGGTTCTATGTCTTCGGCGATTATTGCAGCGGCGAAGTATTTTCCGCCGGGTTGCAGGGCGGAGAATCGCCCAGCGTACTTGATCCTGTTCACGTCCTCCTCCGAACAGGACTTCATATCTCTTCGTTTGGCGAAGATGAGACGGGAGAATTGTATGTGGTCGACCACGGAGGCGGGCTGTATCGGATCATGTCCGATGAATGA
- the tatA gene encoding twin-arginine translocase TatA/TatE family subunit, whose amino-acid sequence MFGSFGWMELLLILIIVLIIFGAGKIPQLGEGLGKAIKGFKKSVHEPDAIDVTAAGPESQPAQPAAQIQQTPQTVAPPPQQAGAAPPPRTS is encoded by the coding sequence ATGTTTGGTTCGTTTGGGTGGATGGAACTGCTGCTGATTCTCATCATTGTCTTGATCATCTTCGGCGCCGGTAAAATTCCGCAACTGGGCGAGGGATTAGGCAAGGCAATCAAGGGGTTCAAGAAATCGGTCCATGAACCGGATGCCATCGATGTCACGGCGGCGGGGCCCGAATCCCAGCCGGCACAACCGGCGGCACAGATCCAGCAAACACCACAGACGGTGGCCCCTCCGCCTCAACAGGCCGGAGCCGCTCCGCCGCCACGAACCTCGTAG
- a CDS encoding ImmA/IrrE family metallo-endopeptidase, with product MLRIPKRVVLPFGYHITVRQVTDSEMDRRDPNADGIWDNDTKTIFIRKRLPVTRRRYILAHELGHAWLDWQHRYLDDGKART from the coding sequence ATGTTGCGCATACCCAAACGTGTCGTCCTGCCGTTCGGCTATCACATCACGGTTCGGCAGGTCACCGATTCCGAAATGGACCGCCGAGACCCCAATGCAGACGGCATTTGGGATAACGATACCAAAACCATCTTCATCAGAAAGCGGCTGCCTGTCACCCGCCGACGATACATCCTTGCACACGAACTGGGGCACGCGTGGTTGGATTGGCAACACCGGTACTTAGATGACGGCAAAGCCCGCACGTAG